One genomic region from Homalodisca vitripennis isolate AUS2020 chromosome 6, UT_GWSS_2.1, whole genome shotgun sequence encodes:
- the LOC124364180 gene encoding SPRY domain-containing SOCS box protein 3 isoform X1 produces MSKNVIFHTMDYGVDTITPVDSQQPQQSKSWIGFPLNRTEGEKEPIKYGCEDHWTWNRHDRSHEVRLYGSGMRVAHFHPNWSSGTAGVRGTRILNNGRYYWEVQVSQRIFGTSMMFGIGTKKACLHKNVFTNLIGEDENSWGLSHKGLIWHRGLWVQYTIPFRENQATTVGILFDGVEGTLTFYKDNKCLGVAFRNLQQVREPLYPMVSSTACKTEMTLSYMRRDFVNLQDRCRAVILKFVKTKADLDQLELPPMIKNYLAEAISRNFVPVNYYILNV; encoded by the exons atgtcaaaaaatgttatttttcatacg ATGGACTATGGAGTGGACACTATTACACCGGTCGATTCCCAACAGCCCCAGCAGTCCAAGTCTTGGATTGGATTTCCACTTAACC GCACAGAAGGAGAGAAAGAACCAATAAAGTATGGCTGTGAAGACCACTGGACTTGGAACAGACACGATCGAAGTCATGAg GTGCGGCTGTATGGGTCCGGCATGCGAGTGGCACATTTCCACCCGAACTGGAGCTCAGGGACGGCTGGCGTGCGTGGAACTCGTATTCTCAACAACGGGCGCTACTACTGGGAGGTACAGGTCTCCCAGCGCATCTTCGGGACCAGCATGATGTTCGGCATCGGCACCAAGAAGGCATGCCTACACAAGAACGTTTTCACCAACTTGATCGGTGAGGACGAGAACAGTTGGGGCCTCAGCCACAAGGGACTGATATGGCATCGAGGATTGTGGGTACAGTACACGATCCCCTTCCGTGAGAATCAGGCCACCACTGTCGGCATCCTCTTCGATGGTGTGGAGGGCACGCTGACCTTTTACAAGGACAACAAGTGTCTCGGTGTTGCGTTCAGGAACTTACAGCAAGTGCGAGAGCCGCTCTACCCGATGGTGTCATCGACAGCGTGTAAGACGGAGATGACTCTATCGTACATGCGCCGTGACTTTGTTAACCTACAAGACAGATGCCGGGCTGTCATATTGAAGTTTGTAAAGACAAAAGCTGACCTGGACCAACTAGAATTGCCACCCATGATCAAGAACTATCTCGCAGAAGCTATCTCTCGGAATTTTGTGCCGgtgaattattacattttaaatgtttaa
- the LOC124364180 gene encoding SPRY domain-containing SOCS box protein 3 isoform X3, which produces MDYGVDTITPVDSQQPQQSKSWIGFPLNRTEGEKEPIKYGCEDHWTWNRHDRSHEVRLYGSGMRVAHFHPNWSSGTAGVRGTRILNNGRYYWEVQVSQRIFGTSMMFGIGTKKACLHKNVFTNLIGEDENSWGLSHKGLIWHRGLWVQYTIPFRENQATTVGILFDGVEGTLTFYKDNKCLGVAFRNLQQVREPLYPMVSSTACKTEMTLSYMRRDFVNLQDRCRAVILKFVKTKADLDQLELPPMIKNYLAEAISRNFVPVNYYILNV; this is translated from the exons ATGGACTATGGAGTGGACACTATTACACCGGTCGATTCCCAACAGCCCCAGCAGTCCAAGTCTTGGATTGGATTTCCACTTAACC GCACAGAAGGAGAGAAAGAACCAATAAAGTATGGCTGTGAAGACCACTGGACTTGGAACAGACACGATCGAAGTCATGAg GTGCGGCTGTATGGGTCCGGCATGCGAGTGGCACATTTCCACCCGAACTGGAGCTCAGGGACGGCTGGCGTGCGTGGAACTCGTATTCTCAACAACGGGCGCTACTACTGGGAGGTACAGGTCTCCCAGCGCATCTTCGGGACCAGCATGATGTTCGGCATCGGCACCAAGAAGGCATGCCTACACAAGAACGTTTTCACCAACTTGATCGGTGAGGACGAGAACAGTTGGGGCCTCAGCCACAAGGGACTGATATGGCATCGAGGATTGTGGGTACAGTACACGATCCCCTTCCGTGAGAATCAGGCCACCACTGTCGGCATCCTCTTCGATGGTGTGGAGGGCACGCTGACCTTTTACAAGGACAACAAGTGTCTCGGTGTTGCGTTCAGGAACTTACAGCAAGTGCGAGAGCCGCTCTACCCGATGGTGTCATCGACAGCGTGTAAGACGGAGATGACTCTATCGTACATGCGCCGTGACTTTGTTAACCTACAAGACAGATGCCGGGCTGTCATATTGAAGTTTGTAAAGACAAAAGCTGACCTGGACCAACTAGAATTGCCACCCATGATCAAGAACTATCTCGCAGAAGCTATCTCTCGGAATTTTGTGCCGgtgaattattacattttaaatgtttaa
- the LOC124364180 gene encoding SPRY domain-containing SOCS box protein 3 isoform X2 translates to MMDYGVDTITPVDSQQPQQSKSWIGFPLNRTEGEKEPIKYGCEDHWTWNRHDRSHEVRLYGSGMRVAHFHPNWSSGTAGVRGTRILNNGRYYWEVQVSQRIFGTSMMFGIGTKKACLHKNVFTNLIGEDENSWGLSHKGLIWHRGLWVQYTIPFRENQATTVGILFDGVEGTLTFYKDNKCLGVAFRNLQQVREPLYPMVSSTACKTEMTLSYMRRDFVNLQDRCRAVILKFVKTKADLDQLELPPMIKNYLAEAISRNFVPVNYYILNV, encoded by the exons ATG ATGGACTATGGAGTGGACACTATTACACCGGTCGATTCCCAACAGCCCCAGCAGTCCAAGTCTTGGATTGGATTTCCACTTAACC GCACAGAAGGAGAGAAAGAACCAATAAAGTATGGCTGTGAAGACCACTGGACTTGGAACAGACACGATCGAAGTCATGAg GTGCGGCTGTATGGGTCCGGCATGCGAGTGGCACATTTCCACCCGAACTGGAGCTCAGGGACGGCTGGCGTGCGTGGAACTCGTATTCTCAACAACGGGCGCTACTACTGGGAGGTACAGGTCTCCCAGCGCATCTTCGGGACCAGCATGATGTTCGGCATCGGCACCAAGAAGGCATGCCTACACAAGAACGTTTTCACCAACTTGATCGGTGAGGACGAGAACAGTTGGGGCCTCAGCCACAAGGGACTGATATGGCATCGAGGATTGTGGGTACAGTACACGATCCCCTTCCGTGAGAATCAGGCCACCACTGTCGGCATCCTCTTCGATGGTGTGGAGGGCACGCTGACCTTTTACAAGGACAACAAGTGTCTCGGTGTTGCGTTCAGGAACTTACAGCAAGTGCGAGAGCCGCTCTACCCGATGGTGTCATCGACAGCGTGTAAGACGGAGATGACTCTATCGTACATGCGCCGTGACTTTGTTAACCTACAAGACAGATGCCGGGCTGTCATATTGAAGTTTGTAAAGACAAAAGCTGACCTGGACCAACTAGAATTGCCACCCATGATCAAGAACTATCTCGCAGAAGCTATCTCTCGGAATTTTGTGCCGgtgaattattacattttaaatgtttaa